The following are encoded in a window of Candidatus Fluviicola riflensis genomic DNA:
- a CDS encoding phage tail protein: MAIAKDQIKTDYPLPVYNYRVDIGSETVAFSEISGLEIALEAITYKESQVASGIAGPNRMYMPGNPKPLTITMKKGLVVAKSIPVLYNWIQSTELNRVEKKDITVHLCDEKGESVVRWKIIDAFPTKLSAPSFNANTNEVAIETMELMATRMEMSEG; this comes from the coding sequence ATGGCAATTGCAAAAGACCAGATAAAAACGGATTATCCGTTGCCGGTATATAATTACAGAGTCGATATTGGCTCGGAAACTGTTGCTTTTTCAGAGATTTCCGGTTTGGAAATCGCTTTGGAAGCAATCACCTACAAAGAAAGTCAGGTAGCTTCAGGCATCGCCGGACCAAACAGAATGTACATGCCTGGAAATCCGAAACCCTTGACCATTACAATGAAAAAAGGATTAGTGGTTGCGAAAAGTATTCCTGTCTTGTACAACTGGATTCAAAGCACAGAATTGAATCGTGTTGAGAAGAAAGACATCACTGTTCATTTATGTGATGAAAAAGGTGAATCTGTAGTACGCTGGAAAATCATCGATGCGTTTCCTACCAAATTGTCAGCTCCAAGTTTTAATGCTAACACCAACGAGGTAGCTATTGAAACCATGGAATTAATGGCAACGCGTATGGAAATGAGCGAAGGGTAA
- a CDS encoding phage tail protein, with product MLNMDPPLVHRFGVFFFAGGIIPNPIDIRFQKVSGLGAEITLDTIQEGGENLYTHRIPKRASYNNLVLERGLIVGSPLNIEFNVAFSLYKFAPSNVLVTLFNEDSIPMAGWFFTKAYPVKWSTSDLDASANSVAIDRLELAYTRFQAIKL from the coding sequence ATATTGAACATGGATCCGCCATTGGTACACCGTTTCGGGGTATTCTTTTTCGCGGGTGGTATTATCCCCAATCCAATTGATATCCGGTTTCAGAAAGTATCAGGTTTGGGTGCGGAAATAACCCTCGACACCATTCAGGAAGGGGGCGAAAACCTGTACACACACCGGATTCCGAAAAGAGCCAGTTACAACAACCTGGTTTTGGAGCGTGGACTAATTGTAGGTTCACCGTTGAATATTGAATTCAATGTGGCGTTTTCACTCTACAAATTTGCGCCGTCAAACGTATTGGTAACCCTCTTTAATGAAGACAGCATTCCGATGGCCGGTTGGTTTTTCACAAAAGCCTATCCGGTAAAATGGTCTACTTCAGATTTGGACGCTTCAGCTAATAGTGTTGCTATTGACAGGCTGGAACTGGCATATACGCGTTTTCAGGCAATCAAATTGTAA